One window of Populus nigra chromosome 5, ddPopNigr1.1, whole genome shotgun sequence genomic DNA carries:
- the LOC133693928 gene encoding psbP domain-containing protein 1, chloroplastic-like, with protein MARILDSFPPPLQLTHPTLSRSTWPSCSMPISPNPTFCSSISHYNQLTKAFAVPRRNAMALILSSYMFSEFGFDNLAFAQQSVGFREYIDQFDGYSFKYPQNWIQVRGAGADIFFRDPFVLDENLSVELSSPSSSRYKSVEDLGPPQEAAKKVLKQYLTEFMSTRLGVRRESNILSTSSKVADDGKLYYQVEVNIKSYANNNELAVMPQERVVRLEWDRRYLSVLGVENNQLYELRLQTPENVFVEEENDLRKVMDSFRVNKVAV; from the exons ATGGCAAGAATTCTTGACTCGTTCCCTCCTCCACTTCAGCTCACCCATCCAACTCTTTCTCGCTCTACTTGGCCCAGTTGCTCAATGCCCATCTCACCAAATCCCACTTTCTGCAGCTCTATTTCTCATTACAACCAACTG ACTAAAGCTTTTGCAGTTCCAAGGAGAAATGCAATGGCATTGATCTTGTCAAGTTACATGTTCTCAGAATTTGGTTTCGACAACCTTGCATTTGCTCAACAGTCCGTTGGCTTCAGGGAATACATTGATCAATTTGATGGGTATTCATTCAAGTACCCTCAGAACTGGATTCAAGTTCGAGGTGCTGGAGCTGATATATTCTTCAGAGACCCTTTTGTTCTTGATGAAAATCTCTCAGTGGAGTTGTCGTCTCCTTCATCATCCAGGTACAAGAGTGTCGAAGACTTGGGCCCTCCACAAGAAGCTGCAAAGAAGGTGCTTAAGCAGTATTTGACAGAGTTCATGTCTACTAGACTTGGCGTCAGGCGGGAATCAAATATTCTTTCGACGTCGTCTAAAGTCGCTGATGACGGAAAGCTTTATTATCAAGTTGAG GTAAACATCAAGTCCTACGCAAATAACAACGAACTGGCTGTTATGCCTCAGGAAAGAGTAGTTCGATTGGAATGGGATCGCCGGTATCTGTCAGTTCTTGGAGTTGAAAACAATCAGCTGTACGAGTTAAGATTACAGACACCAGAAAATGTATTTGTAGAAGAGGAAAATGATCTTCGCAAAGTCATGGATTCCTTTAGAGTGAATAAGGTTGCTGTTTAA